One uncultured Carboxylicivirga sp. genomic window, ATAGTTTAACAACTGAAACAAAAGTTGAAGATGCTCTTAAATTCGAAGAAGCTTCAATGGACAAGATAGGTTTAATAGATGAAATAATTCCTCGTTATAGAACTACATATTTCGGACACATTTTTGATGGTGGATATTCAGCAGGTTATTATGTCTATATTTGGGCAGCAGTGCTTGATTCGGATGCTTTTGATGCCTTTAAACAATCCGGTGATTTGTTTAATCCTGAGTTGGCAGCTAAATTTAGAAAGTACTGCCTATCAGAATGTGGAGAAGATGAAGGAATGATTCAGTATGTTAAATTCAGAGGACAAGAACCTACGGTTGATGCGCTTCTTTCAAAGAGAGGATTGAACTAAGAGAAGAATTTAAAATAAAGAAAAGAGGATTGATAATAATTTGTCAATCCTCTTCGTTTTTTTAGTAAAAGTTGTCATCCTTATTAAATGAATGCATTGGGATAGTGTAGCATAAATTAGGAGGGTGACAACTTTTAATTTTTAATCCAGTCAATTATTTCCTGATCGTAAGGTTTGGTTTTTGGAGAAATTACTTTTGCAATAGTTCCATCTGTATTGATAAGGTATTTCTGAAAATTCCACTGTACCTCACTATCTTCAAAGTTGTTAAGATCTTTTGTGGTCAGCCATTTATATAATGGATGCATGTCTTCACCTTTAACTGATATTTTAGACATAATGGGAAAAGTAACACCATAATTCACACTACAAAAAGTCTTTATCTCACTGTTGGTTCCGGGTTCCTGTCCTAGAAAATTATTGGCCGGAAATCCAATAATGATAAAATTATCTCCACCATATTCTTTATATAGTTCTTGTAACTGCTCGTATTGAGGTGTTAATCCACATTTACTTGCTACGTTCACCACCATTACTTTTTTCCCTTTTAAATCAGCAAGATCAAATGATTTGCCATCAATATCTTTTACAGTAAAGTCATAGAACGATTTACTAGTCTGTCCGGTCATAGCCAACGAAAGAGTTAAAAAAAATGTTAGAGTTAAAATAATTCTGTACATAATCTGTTTATAATGTTTGTATTTCAGATATATAACAATCATGTTGTGGAAAGGTTTGGAAGGAATTGTGATTGTTTTGAATTACCTATTCGTTTTCTCTGGTAAAAGGTACAAATCGTACGGTTAAAAGGTTTTGTTGTTTTATCTTACCGTTG contains:
- a CDS encoding glutathione peroxidase, with the protein product MIVIYLKYKHYKQIMYRIILTLTFFLTLSLAMTGQTSKSFYDFTVKDIDGKSFDLADLKGKKVMVVNVASKCGLTPQYEQLQELYKEYGGDNFIIIGFPANNFLGQEPGTNSEIKTFCSVNYGVTFPIMSKISVKGEDMHPLYKWLTTKDLNNFEDSEVQWNFQKYLINTDGTIAKVISPKTKPYDQEIIDWIKN